Proteins encoded by one window of Aphis gossypii isolate Hap1 chromosome X, ASM2018417v2, whole genome shotgun sequence:
- the LOC114121925 gene encoding E3 ubiquitin-protein ligase RNF185-like produces the protein MATTTDESDSSRKNTNNEENENKDEQNNIFECNICLDNAKDAVVSVCGHLFCWPCLHQWLETRSSRQVCPVCKAVISKDKVIPIYGRGNSKQEDPRNKVPPRPSGQRTEPEPSTGFPGFTFGDGGFHLSFGIGAFPFGFLTSFNITDRPHGIPVGSQLQQDDQYLSKLFLWIAVIFIVWLLLA, from the exons ATGGCTACCACTACCGATGAGTCCGATTCCTCCCGAAAAAACACGAACAATgaagaaaatgaaaacaaagaTGAACAGAATAACATCTTTGAGTGTAACATATGCTTGGATAATGCAAAAGACGCGGTTGTTAGTGTTTGTGGCCATTTATTTTG CTGGCCATGCTTACATCAATGGTTAGAAACTCGATCAAGTCGTCAAGTATGCCCTGTATGTAAAGCTGTTATAAGTAAAGATAAAGTAATACCAATTTATGGACGTGGAAATTCCAAACAAGAAGATCCCAG aAATAAAGTGCCACCTAGGCCTTCTGGTCAAAGAACTGAACCTGAACCTAGTACT GGTTTCCCCGGTTTTACTTTTGGAGATGGTGGTTTTCATTTATCATTTGGAATAGGAGCATTTCCTTTTGGTTTTTTaacatcatttaatattactgaTCGTCCACATGGaa ttcCAGTTGGCAGTCAACTACAACAAGATgatcaatatttatcaaaactttTCTTATGGATtgcagtaatatttattgtttggcTATTATTGGCTTAA
- the LOC114121913 gene encoding NHL repeat-containing protein 2 isoform X1 — MSGRLGVCHPTKVGNYCSVGTKHAVWEQTCSGTKGGDTGFTINDIKLCTQYIIRSVYGLPPAGRNGTPICHSIYLPQYRINRDLRISHYFWGLVKKLRRNMDRIIEISSVFVDLFNSSAGNQASSDESDVPIPVQLQEITEDYIQKILTACCSQQAAGVQGFQSGSAVGSSGLRVNEFKPNLDWFNCTKPLLFNKDLKGKLVLLDFFTYCCVNCLHILPVLHSLQQRFTCEDGLVIIGVHSAKFPNEQQSLNVHHAIEKYSIEHCVVNDTDGTMWNDLAVCCWPTLVLIGPNGEPMLVVQGEEFHSQLLPTFIETALQILRQASMISSHDIPEIIPGRTTLQSLTSGKQSSATKQHLLYPGKVFAYTKKLKKRRNNSDETLNNSNLNYRRHGKILIAIADSGHHRIVVCTLQGRVKHVIGGGGIGHLPSTIKKGFKDGNFTEALFHSPQGICFQNSHILFVCDTENHAIRMIDLKDKTVKTVAGNGKKGRDKYGGQMWNSQILNTPWDVVYYKRKARPQYQQQYTPQPYIPNQNFQQLQPSPSVPTPSPVRCLLIAMAGLHQIWALYLDKTSTSTCSSMKSKWCSKGLCTMVAGTGKEENRNNSYNGQRASFAQPSGLCLTKPSSRVGSGLNGSDPSLYIADSESSSIRRMYLDSMGKFRVLNVAGGSPDPTDLFSYGDIDGGAGANSRLQHPMDVAWNYKRNILYVADSYNHKIKYVTGLSDSHKQNHYNNGGGNTTTGGIPGSTGGSVHTLPLPVKLNEPNGLHFIENPQDGSSLLLIADTNNHSIWVYNFDTYVIKKLQLEFPKILESSPSNVVGTAQIRLNRRTGGQLMLRGRVILGCSSETEISQTIDEPHLNWTLQLPDSTWESKEIKSNTSLPAVKGAAADFKYLIRIPKQEWEEKADENSENSTSKDGNRRWNDKYNPDFENESDEDSEDESDDEEEIVILRCQTSVCQDDDKCVPVEFDFVVRVRYGDEENTPQAADTYFPYTLPYNSGKKLLNKASSEINSPASTYSLDSSAEFTNNKPAPTTLTSNN, encoded by the exons ATGTCTGGGCGACTGGGCGTCTGCCACCCTACAAAAGTCGGTAATTATTGCTCGGTTGGTACAAAACATGCTGTGTGGGAACAAACATGTAGTGGAACAAAAGGTGGCGATACCGGTTTCACTATCAACGATATCAAATTGTGTACACAGTATATCATTCGTTCTGTTTACGGATTACCACCCGCAGGCCGCAACGGAACACCGATTTGTCATTCAATCTATTTACCGCAATACCGCATTAATCGAGATTTGAGAATTTCAC ATTATTTTTGGGGTCTAGTCAAAAAGCTTCGTCGAAACATGGACAGAATAATCGAGATATCATCAGTGTTTGTAGATTTGTTTAATAGTTCGGCCGGCAACCAAGCGTCCTCTGACGAATCTGATGTGCCCATTCCCGTACAACTCCAGGAGATAACCGAAGATTATATTCAGAAAATTTTAACTGCCTGCTGTAGTCAGCAAGCTGCAGGCGTCCAGGGATTTCAGAGCGGGTCGGCTGTCGGTTCGTCGGGATTGCGTGTTAATGAGTTTAAGCCCA ATCTTGACTGGTTCAATTGTACAAAACCTTTATTATTCAACAAAGATTTGAAAGGCAAACTTGTTCTACTTGATTTCTTCACTTATTGTTGTGTAAATTGTTTGCACATACTACCGGTTCTACATAGCTTGCAACAACGTTTTACGTGTGAAGATGGATTGGTAATT ATTGGTGTGCATAGTGCGAAATTTCCAAATGAACAACAATCTTTGAATGTACATCAtgctattgaaaaatattcaattgaaCATTGTGTTGTAAATGACACAGATGGTACAATGTGGAATGATTTAGCTGTATGTTGTTGGCCTACTTTAGTGCTCATtg gtccTAATGGTGAACCAATGCTTGTAGTCCAAGGTGAAGAATTTCACTCACAACTATTGCCTACATTTATTGAAACAGCCTTACAAATTCTCCGTCAAGCATCTATGATAAGCTCACATGACATACCAGAAATTATTCCTGGCCGTACAACTTTACAGTCTTTAACTTCAGGTAAACAGTCATCTGCTACAAAACAACATCTCTTATATCCTGGTAAGGTGTTtgcatacacaaaaaaattgaagaaaaGAAGGAATAATAGTGatgaaacattaaacaattctaatttaaattaccgtcgtcatggtaaaatattaatagcaaTTGCTGATAGTGGTCACCATAGAATAGTAGTCTGTACACTTCAAGGACGTGttaag caTGTAATTGGTGGTGGTGGAATTGGTCATTTACCATCAACTATTAAAAAGGGATTCAAAGATGGAAATTTCACAGAAGCTTTATTTCATAGCCCTCAAGGCATATGCTTTCAAAATTCTCATATTCTATTTGTTTGTGACACAGAAAATCATGCTATTCGTATG ATTGATTTAAAAGATAAGACTGTTAAAACTGTTGCTGGTAATGGTAAAAAAGGCCGTGATAAATATGGAGGCCAAATGTGGAATTCTCAAATCCTAAATACTCCATGGGATGTGGTATACTACAAACGCAAAGCACGACCTCAATATCAACAGCAATACACACCACAGCCATATATTCCAAACCAAAACTTTCAACAACTACAACCATCTCCTTCTGTGCCAACACCGTCACCAGTGCGTTGTTTATTAATTGCTATGGCTGGTTTGCATCAAATATGGGCCCTTTATTTAGATAAGACAAGTACCAGTACTTGCTCAAGCATGAAATCAAA atggTGTTCCAAGGGATTGTGTACTATGGTGGCAGGAACAGGCAAAgaagaaaatagaaataattcttataatgGTCAACGTGCTTCTTTTGCCCAACCCTCTGGATTGTGTTTAACTAAACCATCATCTCGTGTTGGGTCTGGATTAAATGGATCTGATCCTTCTTTATATATTGCTGATAGTGAAAGTTCATCAATCAGACGTATGTATTTGGATTCAATGGGAAAGTTTAGAGTTCTGAATGTAGCTGGAGGAAGTCCTGATCCAACT gatcTTTTTAGCTATGGGGATATTGATGGTGGAGCTGGTGCCAATTCACGTTTACAACATCCTATGGACGTTGCATGGAATTATAAGCGAAACATCCTGTATGTAGCCGATTCatacaatcataaaattaaatatgttactgGGTTGTCAGACAGTCataaacaaaatcattataataatggtggTGGCAACACTACAACTGGGGGCATTCCTGGCTCTACAGGTGGTTCTGTACATACATTACCATTACCTGTTAAG ttgaatgAACCTAAtggattacattttattgaaaatcctCAAGATGGATCTAGTCTATTGTTAATTGCTGATACAAACAATCATAGTATTTGGGTGTATAACTTTGAtacttatgttattaaaaag CTACAATTAGAATTCCCGAAAATTCTAGAATCTTCACCATCAAATGTCGTTGGAACAGCACAAATTAGATTAAATAGACGGACTGGTGGTCAACTTATGTTACGCGGACGCGTTATTCTAGGATGCAGTTCTGAAACCGAAATATCTCAAACTATAGATGAACCACACTTAAACTGGACCCTTCAACTCCcag attcaacATGGGAatcaaaagaaattaaatccaATACCTCTCTACCAGCTGTAAAAGGAGCAGCAGCTGattttaagtacttaattCGTATTCCAAAACAAGAATGGGAAGAAAAAGCTGATGAAAATAGTGAAAATTCAACATCTAAAGATGGGAATAGACGGtggaatgataaatataatccaGATTTCGAAAATGAATCTGATGAAGATTCTGAAGATGAATCAGACGATGAAGaggaaattgttattttaagatGTCAAACAAGTGTTTGTCAAGATGACGATAAATGTGTTCCTGTAGAATTTGATTTTGTGGTGCGTGTTCGATATGGTGATGAAGAAAATACTCCTCAAGCAGCTGATACTTATTTCCCTTATACTCTTCCATATAATAGTGgcaaaaagttattaaataaagcatCTTCTGAAATTAATTCCCCTGCTTCAACATACTCTCTTGACTCTTCAGCGGAATTCACAAATAACAAACCTGCACCAACAACTCTTACCtctaacaattaa
- the LOC114121922 gene encoding uncharacterized protein LOC114121922, whose product MQKHNDNNTNEYSRWRNGPKNWQQKLSDKTREQDVKVAAADNVAHSSTGNTKAYLNYFNVVQPAELSMFSDQNRYDTSESSVSRNTPMGSNSNSKTVDSKNGNKFFARKTNWYNRNSGQYQENHHNNNNNNWKYSNKYRKNRNNANGKFNEFISANNYSNEHSNLSIENYHSAATTNDPSYTDPVIKPELNQNALSNNNILDINPNCYYDSDCDSDPGDLEKMKIMTAADYNLDRYARYGIHESEIKDYVRTITYKNCIEYCTKEFIKDKIVLVIRSGIGLLPLLCARDGQAKRVIALEQSSCIEYARRIVTDNRYSTVITLIQSSVHDLKQLPHKLKKVDVIVADFLGDCVISQGDQMEQVIEARDRFLMPNGLMIPMCVTLYGQLLEQRRIYGNCRIRKKTKKKTLKKFNRSLKINKSDKPETQSSDTDSSSDSTLCSWWSNVYGFDMRSYSEVVVDSNSESPISAKDEWQVMEEPLVTFFDPCKVVSNACLIKKFDMYKCTINEVRHVHCKDLKLECSTPYSSANGGDYAHMLELFMVVDFPNGQTNVNEKDDLQIGFSTSSYSPYTRFRQTGLLLRDQLLVEQGDKFKINEFHMWRGPQQNQIIVGEDTITKSTCDRYGQEENLKLRLNYTFINQYTKAINRRCAYTLSKQLF is encoded by the exons ATGCAGAAacacaacgataataatacgaaTGAGTATTCTCGGTGGAGAAACGGGCCGAAGAATTGGCAACAGAAACTATCCGATAAAACACGTGAACAGGACGTCAAGGTAGCCGCCGCCGACAACGTCGCGCATTCTTCTACCGGCAACACCAAGGCGTATTTGAATTACTTCAACGTAGTACAACCCGCCGAATTATCCATGTTTTCGGATCAGAACAGGTACGATACATCGGAATCGTCCGTGTCGAGGAATACGCCCATGGGTTCAAATTCGAATTCGAAAACGGTAGACTCCAAAAACGGCAACAAATTTTTCGCGAGAAAAACGAATTGGTATAACAGAAATTCCGGACAATATCAGgaaaatcatcataataacaacaacaataattggaAGTACTCAAACAAATATCGAAAAAACAGAAACAATGCAAACGggaaatttaatgaatttatttcagCGAACAATTACAGTAACGAGCACAGTAATCTATCCATTGAAAATTACCACTCGGCAGCTACTACAAATGACCCTTCTTATACAGACCCAGTTATAAAACCGGAATTAAATCAAAACGCtctttctaataataatatcctggACATAAATccaaattgttattatgattCAGATTGTGATTCTGATCCCGgtgatttagaaaaaatgaaaataatgacagctgcagattataatttagatcGTTATGCTCGCTATGGGATACACGAATCAGAAATCAAAGACTATGTGCGCACTATTACTTACAAAAACTGTATAGAATATTGTACTAAAGAATTTATTaag gataaaatagtattagttATCCGCAGTGGTATTGGCTTATTACCATTGTTATGTGCCCGGGATGGACAAGCCAAAAGAGTAATTGCTTTAGAACAGTCATCTTGTATTGAATATGCTCGTCGTATAGTCACAGACAATCGATATAGTACTGTGATTACATTAATTCAAAGCAGT GTCCACGACTTGAAACAGTTACCACACAAACTTAAGAAGGTAGACGTTATAGTAGCTGATTTTTTGGGAGACTGTGTCATAAGTCAAGGTGATCAAATGGAACAAGTTATTGAAGCTAGGGATCGTTTTCTTATGCCAAATG GCTTAATGATTCCCATGTGTGTTACTTTATATGGTCAGTTATTAGAACAAAGACGAATCTATGGAAATTGTCGTATAcgcaaaaaaactaaaaagaagacattaaaaaaattcaataggagcctaaaaataaacaagtcTGACAAACCTGAAACTCAGTCAAGTGATACTGACAGTTCATCAGATTCAACATTGTGTTCATGGTGGAGTAATGTTTATGGATTTGATATGAGATCATACTCAGAAGTTGTAGTAGATAGTAATTCTGAAAGTCCTATCTCAGCCAAGGATGAGTGGCAAGTGATGGAAGAACCtttagttacattttttgatcCATGCAag gtAGTGTCTAATGCTTGCTTAATAAAGAAGTttgatatgtataaatgtactaTAAATGAAGTACGACATGTACATTGTAAAGACTTAAAATTAGAGTGTTCTACACCTTATTCAAGTGCCAATGGAGGTGATTATGCACATATGTTAGAGTTGTTTATGGTAGTTGATTTTCCTAATGGTCAAACAAATGTTAATGaaaaag atgATCTACAAATAGGATTTTCTACATCATCGTATTCACCATATACTAGATTTAGACAGACTGGTTTATTGTTACGGGATCAGTTACTTGTGGAACAAGGAgacaagtttaaaataaatgaattccaTATGTGGCGTGGTCCtcaacaaaatcaaataatagttGGAGAAGACACTATCACTAAAAGTACTTGTGATAGATATGGACAAGAAGAGAATTTAAAGTTAaggttaaattatacatttatcaacCAATATACCAAGGCGATTAACAGACGTTGTGCTTATACCTTATCcaagcaattattttaa
- the LOC114121913 gene encoding NHL repeat-containing protein 2 isoform X2: MDRIIEISSVFVDLFNSSAGNQASSDESDVPIPVQLQEITEDYIQKILTACCSQQAAGVQGFQSGSAVGSSGLRVNEFKPNLDWFNCTKPLLFNKDLKGKLVLLDFFTYCCVNCLHILPVLHSLQQRFTCEDGLVIIGVHSAKFPNEQQSLNVHHAIEKYSIEHCVVNDTDGTMWNDLAVCCWPTLVLIGPNGEPMLVVQGEEFHSQLLPTFIETALQILRQASMISSHDIPEIIPGRTTLQSLTSGKQSSATKQHLLYPGKVFAYTKKLKKRRNNSDETLNNSNLNYRRHGKILIAIADSGHHRIVVCTLQGRVKHVIGGGGIGHLPSTIKKGFKDGNFTEALFHSPQGICFQNSHILFVCDTENHAIRMIDLKDKTVKTVAGNGKKGRDKYGGQMWNSQILNTPWDVVYYKRKARPQYQQQYTPQPYIPNQNFQQLQPSPSVPTPSPVRCLLIAMAGLHQIWALYLDKTSTSTCSSMKSKWCSKGLCTMVAGTGKEENRNNSYNGQRASFAQPSGLCLTKPSSRVGSGLNGSDPSLYIADSESSSIRRMYLDSMGKFRVLNVAGGSPDPTDLFSYGDIDGGAGANSRLQHPMDVAWNYKRNILYVADSYNHKIKYVTGLSDSHKQNHYNNGGGNTTTGGIPGSTGGSVHTLPLPVKLNEPNGLHFIENPQDGSSLLLIADTNNHSIWVYNFDTYVIKKLQLEFPKILESSPSNVVGTAQIRLNRRTGGQLMLRGRVILGCSSETEISQTIDEPHLNWTLQLPDSTWESKEIKSNTSLPAVKGAAADFKYLIRIPKQEWEEKADENSENSTSKDGNRRWNDKYNPDFENESDEDSEDESDDEEEIVILRCQTSVCQDDDKCVPVEFDFVVRVRYGDEENTPQAADTYFPYTLPYNSGKKLLNKASSEINSPASTYSLDSSAEFTNNKPAPTTLTSNN, encoded by the exons ATGGACAGAATAATCGAGATATCATCAGTGTTTGTAGATTTGTTTAATAGTTCGGCCGGCAACCAAGCGTCCTCTGACGAATCTGATGTGCCCATTCCCGTACAACTCCAGGAGATAACCGAAGATTATATTCAGAAAATTTTAACTGCCTGCTGTAGTCAGCAAGCTGCAGGCGTCCAGGGATTTCAGAGCGGGTCGGCTGTCGGTTCGTCGGGATTGCGTGTTAATGAGTTTAAGCCCA ATCTTGACTGGTTCAATTGTACAAAACCTTTATTATTCAACAAAGATTTGAAAGGCAAACTTGTTCTACTTGATTTCTTCACTTATTGTTGTGTAAATTGTTTGCACATACTACCGGTTCTACATAGCTTGCAACAACGTTTTACGTGTGAAGATGGATTGGTAATT ATTGGTGTGCATAGTGCGAAATTTCCAAATGAACAACAATCTTTGAATGTACATCAtgctattgaaaaatattcaattgaaCATTGTGTTGTAAATGACACAGATGGTACAATGTGGAATGATTTAGCTGTATGTTGTTGGCCTACTTTAGTGCTCATtg gtccTAATGGTGAACCAATGCTTGTAGTCCAAGGTGAAGAATTTCACTCACAACTATTGCCTACATTTATTGAAACAGCCTTACAAATTCTCCGTCAAGCATCTATGATAAGCTCACATGACATACCAGAAATTATTCCTGGCCGTACAACTTTACAGTCTTTAACTTCAGGTAAACAGTCATCTGCTACAAAACAACATCTCTTATATCCTGGTAAGGTGTTtgcatacacaaaaaaattgaagaaaaGAAGGAATAATAGTGatgaaacattaaacaattctaatttaaattaccgtcgtcatggtaaaatattaatagcaaTTGCTGATAGTGGTCACCATAGAATAGTAGTCTGTACACTTCAAGGACGTGttaag caTGTAATTGGTGGTGGTGGAATTGGTCATTTACCATCAACTATTAAAAAGGGATTCAAAGATGGAAATTTCACAGAAGCTTTATTTCATAGCCCTCAAGGCATATGCTTTCAAAATTCTCATATTCTATTTGTTTGTGACACAGAAAATCATGCTATTCGTATG ATTGATTTAAAAGATAAGACTGTTAAAACTGTTGCTGGTAATGGTAAAAAAGGCCGTGATAAATATGGAGGCCAAATGTGGAATTCTCAAATCCTAAATACTCCATGGGATGTGGTATACTACAAACGCAAAGCACGACCTCAATATCAACAGCAATACACACCACAGCCATATATTCCAAACCAAAACTTTCAACAACTACAACCATCTCCTTCTGTGCCAACACCGTCACCAGTGCGTTGTTTATTAATTGCTATGGCTGGTTTGCATCAAATATGGGCCCTTTATTTAGATAAGACAAGTACCAGTACTTGCTCAAGCATGAAATCAAA atggTGTTCCAAGGGATTGTGTACTATGGTGGCAGGAACAGGCAAAgaagaaaatagaaataattcttataatgGTCAACGTGCTTCTTTTGCCCAACCCTCTGGATTGTGTTTAACTAAACCATCATCTCGTGTTGGGTCTGGATTAAATGGATCTGATCCTTCTTTATATATTGCTGATAGTGAAAGTTCATCAATCAGACGTATGTATTTGGATTCAATGGGAAAGTTTAGAGTTCTGAATGTAGCTGGAGGAAGTCCTGATCCAACT gatcTTTTTAGCTATGGGGATATTGATGGTGGAGCTGGTGCCAATTCACGTTTACAACATCCTATGGACGTTGCATGGAATTATAAGCGAAACATCCTGTATGTAGCCGATTCatacaatcataaaattaaatatgttactgGGTTGTCAGACAGTCataaacaaaatcattataataatggtggTGGCAACACTACAACTGGGGGCATTCCTGGCTCTACAGGTGGTTCTGTACATACATTACCATTACCTGTTAAG ttgaatgAACCTAAtggattacattttattgaaaatcctCAAGATGGATCTAGTCTATTGTTAATTGCTGATACAAACAATCATAGTATTTGGGTGTATAACTTTGAtacttatgttattaaaaag CTACAATTAGAATTCCCGAAAATTCTAGAATCTTCACCATCAAATGTCGTTGGAACAGCACAAATTAGATTAAATAGACGGACTGGTGGTCAACTTATGTTACGCGGACGCGTTATTCTAGGATGCAGTTCTGAAACCGAAATATCTCAAACTATAGATGAACCACACTTAAACTGGACCCTTCAACTCCcag attcaacATGGGAatcaaaagaaattaaatccaATACCTCTCTACCAGCTGTAAAAGGAGCAGCAGCTGattttaagtacttaattCGTATTCCAAAACAAGAATGGGAAGAAAAAGCTGATGAAAATAGTGAAAATTCAACATCTAAAGATGGGAATAGACGGtggaatgataaatataatccaGATTTCGAAAATGAATCTGATGAAGATTCTGAAGATGAATCAGACGATGAAGaggaaattgttattttaagatGTCAAACAAGTGTTTGTCAAGATGACGATAAATGTGTTCCTGTAGAATTTGATTTTGTGGTGCGTGTTCGATATGGTGATGAAGAAAATACTCCTCAAGCAGCTGATACTTATTTCCCTTATACTCTTCCATATAATAGTGgcaaaaagttattaaataaagcatCTTCTGAAATTAATTCCCCTGCTTCAACATACTCTCTTGACTCTTCAGCGGAATTCACAAATAACAAACCTGCACCAACAACTCTTACCtctaacaattaa